From a single Sparus aurata chromosome 13, fSpaAur1.1, whole genome shotgun sequence genomic region:
- the LOC115593497 gene encoding uncharacterized protein LOC115593497 translates to MMELQAEKRFHNLTLEQIQALDKVLTEVIPIHGRGNFPTLQVRAKDIIRVVKDRLIERDIQVKDIRLNGATASHVLVRDNGLGYRDLDIIFGVELPRQEDLQVIKEVVLGSLRDLLPCGVNRRKITCLTMKEAYVQKMVKVFNEHDRWSLISLSNNRAKTVGLRFVSSLRRQFEFSVDSFQIILDRMLESYWETERKQGGKLASNAGNVSKRDNEDENKEQGQASTPLDVEADIKKDSAMATGGESTSQDQAISVLEKDLPHAEVEHVDGKHEAPEVLEAEGIDLQREEVDDIEDVHSEEDIVFELCEENSEAKGPFHGDYPLVSSPKTLFTDVRDTMTTHACLKLQSNEDLSGSQASQPAPVTLTQKSAPKEKEHCEEMTPFKVDSVICRTENAPTLQDSRLEFSFPPPAKKTCSTSQDIVPDFCPSPKLQRKLSRKMITKPEKWSLLTDLSDLTTQLFPPIEIPKPLQRKSSLHDSAQGMCSNVPASKPETLDTLTVPAYSPASTPQEGIGLNETEEQSVKPKHSKKPPDLEAKSNTCGAHVASQPQISEHPTPQLTDAVPKSFGASSWAGVTQQPTITVEAECMYGDFEQALDHLRRRLIATHNPEEIRGGGLLKYSDLLVRNFRPASETEIKSLERYMCSRFFIDFPDVSEQQRKIEAYLQCHFIGNEEASKYDYLMTLRRVIDESTVCLMGHERRQTLNMITVLALRVLGEQNAIPNTANVTCFYQPAPYMSESIYSSYFITQAQPPLVYHPYPLHVHMQTGLV, encoded by the coding sequence ATGATGGAGCTTCAAGCGGAGAAGAGGTTCCACAACTTGACCCTCGAGCAAATCCAAGCTCTGGACAAGGTCTTGACTGAGGTGATTCCCATCCACGGGCGAGGGAATTTTCCAACCCTGCAGGTGAGAGCGAAAGACATCATTCGCGTGGTGAAGGATCGGCTGATCGAAAGAGACATCCAGGTGAAAGATATACGGCTGAATGGTGCAACTGCCAGCCACGTCCTGGTGAGGGATAATGGCCTCGGCTACAGAGACTTAGACATCATTTTTGGAGTGGAGCTGCCGAGACAGGAGGACCTCCAGGTGATTAAGGAGGTGGTGCTTGGCAGCCTACGAGACCTCCTCCCTTGTGGAGTGAACAGACGGAAAATCACCTGCCTGACGATGAAGGAGGCCTACGTGCAAAAGATGGTGAAAGTTTTCAACGAGCACGACAGATGGAGCCTCATCTCTCTTTCTAACAACAGAGCGAAAACCGTAGGGCTCCGATTTGTGAGCTCGCTTCGGAGACAGTTTGAGTTCAGCGTGGATTCCTTCCAGATCATATTAGATCGTATGCTGGAGTCTTACTGGGAGACCGAAAGGAAACAAGGAGGAAAGTTGGCTTCGAATGCTGGGAATGTGTCCAAAAGAGACAATgaggatgaaaacaaagagcaagGGCAGGCAAGCACTCCCCTGGATGTAGAAGCGGATATTAAAAAAGATTCGGCAATGGCAACTGGCGGAGAAAGTACAAGCCAGGATCAAGCAATTTCTGTGCTTGAGAAAGATCTTCCGCATGCAGAGGTTGAGCATGTAGATGGAAAGCATGAGGCACCAGAGGTGTTAGAAGCTGAGGGCATTGACttacagagagaggaagtggaTGACATAGAGGATGTTCATTCAGAGGAGGACATTGTGTTTGAGCTATGTGAGGAAAATAGTGAAGCAAAAGGACCGTTCCATGGTGATTATCCCTTAGTTTCATCCcctaaaactttatttacagaCGTCAGGGATACGATGACGACACACGCATGTTTAAAGCTTCAGAGCAACGAAGATCTCTCTGGATCACAAGCTTCCCAGCCAGCGCCTGTAACGCTTACACAAAAGTCAGCTCCGAAAGAGAAAGAACATTGTGAGGAAATGACTCCGTTCAAAGTAGACTCTGTAATCTGCAGGACTGAAAATGCCCCAACCCTGCAAGATTCACGTCTGGAgttttcctttcctcctccagCTAAGAAAACTTGCAGCACATCACAGGATATTGTACCGGATTTTTGCCCCTCACCGAAATTACAAAGAAAATTGTCACGAAAGATGATCACTAAGCCTGAGAAATGGTCTTTACTGACTGATTTATCGGATCTTACAACACAGCTGTTTCCACCCATAGAAATCCCTAAACCGCTTCAGCGAAAGTCTTCTTTACATGACAGTGCTCAAGGTATGTGCTCAAACGTTCCGGCCTCAAAGCCGGAGACCTTAGACACCCTTACAGTTCCCGCATACAGTCCAGCCAGTACACCTCAGGAGGGGATTGGCTTGAATGAGACTGAAGAACAAAGTGTAAAGCCGAAACACTCAAAGAAGCCTCCTGACTTAGAGGCTAAAAGCAACACATGTGGCGCACATGTAGCCTCACAGCCTCAGATCAGTGAGCACCCAACACCCCAGCTGACAGACGCTGTCCCGAAAAGCTTCGGCGCGAGCTCTTGGGCAGGGGTGACACAGCAGCCCACCATCACTGTCGAAGCAGAGTGCATGTACGGAGACTTTGAACAGGCGCTGGACCACCTCCGCCGGCGCCTCATCGCCACCCACAACCCAGAGGAGATCCGAGGAGGCGGCCTGCTGAAATATAGCGACCTGCTGGTGAGGAACTTCAGACCAGCCAGCGAGACGGAGATCAAGTCCTTGGAGCGATACATGTGCTCCCGCTTCTTCATTGACTTCCCCGATGTGAGCGAGCAGCAGCGAAAGATTGAGGCCTACCTGCAGTGCCATTTCATTGGCAACGAGGAGGCGAGCAAGTACGACTACCTGATGACCCTGCGGCGCGTGATAGATGAAAGCACGGTGTGTTTGATGGGACACGAGAGGAGACAGACGCTCAACATGATCACAGTCCTGGCTCTGAGGGTGCTGGGCGAGCAAAACGCCATCCCCAACACAGCCAACGTCACCTGTTTCTACCAGCCGGCTCCATACATGTCAGAGTCAATTTACAGCAGCTACTTCATCACCCAGGCCCAGCCCCCGCTCGTCTACCACCCCTACCCTCTACATGTCCACATGCAGACTGGCCTGGTGTAG